In Ursus arctos isolate Adak ecotype North America unplaced genomic scaffold, UrsArc2.0 scaffold_29, whole genome shotgun sequence, the following proteins share a genomic window:
- the DEFB112 gene encoding beta-defensin 112, which yields MTICRKRFEKLYSEKHNFSTIFEKAKYGTKKNNPARSKEQYAVFNWWEACIKLSGQCKNRCGEKEFKMSYCARPTTLCCMRHCDRIE from the exons ATGACCATATGTAGAAAAAGGTTTGAGAAACTATACTCAGAGAAGCATAATTTTTCCACaatatttgaaaaagcaaaatatggtacaaagaaaaacaatccag CTAGAAGTAAAGAGCAGTATGCTGTCTTTAATTGGTGGGAAGCATGCATAAAGCTTAGTGGTCAATGTAAAAATCGATGTGgtgaaaaagaatttaagatgTCATACTGTGCAAGACCTACAACTCTCTGCTGCATGAGACACTGTGACCGCATTGAGTAA